The segment GCCCGCTATCTTCAGGGGTGGGCCCTCGAAAGATCGGGAAAACCCGATGAGGCGATGGCGCAATATGCCGCCGTCGAGAAAGCGGGCGGCAACCTGGCGGCGCGGGCGGCGCTTGCGCGGGCGCACCTCCTGTTTCAGCAGAAGCAGTATGCCGAGGCCGAGAAGGCCTATCTGAAGGTGTCGGAGATGGTGCCGCCGGGCAGCTCCCTTGCGGGGGAAGCCCTGCACGGCATCGGATGGGCACGCCTGCGGCTCTCCCGCCCCGAAGAGGCGGGCCGCGCCTTCGACTTCTTCTTGCAAAAACATGGCGGGCACTCCCTCAAAACTTCCGCCGCGCTGGGGCGCCTTGCGGCCCGCATGGAGGTCGCGGTGCGCAAGGGCGAGAAGATTCAGGAGATACAGAAGGAGGTCTCGGAGTTTTCCGCGGCGCACAAGGATCACCACCAGCTGGGCGCCCTCCAGCTGCAGTTGGCCTGGGCGCTTTTCCGCACCGGGAAATTTGCGGACGCTGCCCGGCATGCCGCCGGGGTGAGCGACGCCTATCCGCTGGGCCGCATCTACCGCATGGCGCGCGTCGTGGAGGGGCTGGGCCTTTATCACGGCGGGGAGGCACGAAAAGCCTACGGGGTCTTGCGGCTGGGGGCCGAGAGCCCGCCGGGGGACCCCGGTCGCGAGGCCGAAAGGGAGATCGCCCGATCGGCGGCCATGGCGACCGCCTTCGCCGCCTTTCGGCTGAAAGATTTCGCCACGGTGATGGCGGTGCTGCAGAACTGGGCATTTCCCGCCGAAGGAGAGAAGGGCAAGCCCGCTGCCGCGCCGGAGGCGGCGCTGTGGTTCGGCGAAGCGGCCTTCGAGGCGGGCGATCTGAAAACGGCGGCGGCAGCTTTCGCAGCGATTCCTCCGAACTCTGTCCACTACAACCGGGCGCGCGCCGGGCTGGCATGGATCGCCTACCGGCAAAATAAATGGAAGGAAGCGGCCGCCGCTTTCGATGGCGTGTTTCAGGCCGCGCCGAACGGGCCGCTGGCCTCCGAGGCGCTGGCCCGGGCGGGAGACGCCCGCTTCAATCTGGGCGACATTGCCGGCGCTCTCCAGGTGTTCGAGAAGATCGAAAAGGAGTTCACGGGAAGGCCGGCGGGAGAAAACGCGCTTCTTCAGAAGGCGAAGCTGCTCTTCCGCCGCGATCGGTTCTCTGATGCGTCGAAGGCGCTGGAGGAATTTCTGGGGAAATACCCCAAAAGCGCCGCCGCCGTGGAGGTGGAGTTCCTGCGGGCGCTGATCCCTTTCCGGATGCGGGATTACGCGCGCTCGCGGGAGCTGCTCCTGGATTTCGTCTACCGCCGCGCATCGAGTGCGTTTGTGCCCGAGGCCTACCTGCGCATCGCGGATGCCTTCTACAACGAGGGGAAATATGAGCAGGCGGACCGGATGTACCGGCTGATGAAAAACCGCTATCCGGACCATCCCCGCAAGCGAGACGCATTCTACGGCCTGATTCTCACGCGGTTTCGCCAAAAGAACTATTCCAAATTCCTGGAAGAGGCCCAGGACTTCATCCGCGCCTACCCGCAAAGCGAGCTGAGTATCGCCCTGGCGTTTCAGGTCGGCGAGCTCCATCTCGCGCGGGGAGAGCTCGCGGGCGCGCTCCGCAGCTACCGCGAGGTGGAAACCCGCTATGCGGGAAGCACCCTGGCCGCCAACGCGATTCTGCGGGTGGCCGAGGTGCACCGCCGGAGAGGAAACTTCGACGCGGCGCTCATCTCGCTGGAATCGCTTATGGAGCAGTATCCCAAAAGTCCGGTGCGGGTGGACGCCCTCTTCCGGGTGGGCGAGTTGCTCGCCCAGGTGGGAAGGTGTGATGAGAGCATCTCCCGGCTCGAGTCTTTTCTCCGGCAGTATCCGCGCCACGGCTATACACTGCTGGCGCAGTTTCTGTTGGGAAAATGCGCGATCCGGACGGGAAACGAGGCGTTGGCTCTTCGCTCGCTGCGTTCGGTCTCATCGAGCGCGGATGGAAGCGGCGAGATGCGGGGGAGGGCCGCCTTGCTGCTGGGGGCGCTCCTGGTCAAACAGAAGAAGTTTACGGAGGCGGCCCGCGCCCTGGATGACGCCCTCCGGCATGGAAGCGAGGAGGTCGGAGCCGAGGCGCTTTACAGCCTGGCGGAGCTTCGCTTCATGAAGAGGGATCCGGGCGCGGCGGCGGAATTTCTGAAGTTGACCTACCAATTTCCGGGGCAGACAATATGGGTTGCGCGTGCCTTGGGCCGGGCGGGCGAGATATATGAAAAAAGCGGGAAGCGGGTCACCGCGATTCGCATCTACAGGAAGATGGCTTTGACCGCCCCGCCCGGGGAGCTGCGGCAGCGGGCGCACAAGGCGCTCGCGCGGTTGTTGAAGCCCAGCCCAAAAGCCCTTTCCGGCCAAAAATAACGCCTGCCTGCAAGGCCGCCATTGATTGGGGAGAGTCTTCATGTTCGAGTTTTTGTCCCGGGGCGGGATTCTCATGATCCCCCTGGGGATTTGTTCCGTCTTCGCGGTGGCCATCGTTATCGAGCGGGCGTACAGCCTGCGGAAGAAAAAAATAATCCGACTCGATATGGTGCAGCAGATGAAGGAGCTTCTGGCGGAAGAGCGCGTCGGCGACGCCATTACACTCTGCCGCCACTATCCCTCGGTGCTGGGCCGCGTCCTCCTCTCGGCGATCATTCATCACGATCGGGGCCGCGATGAGATCAAGGAGATCGTCGAGGACGCCGGCCGGCAGGAGATCCCTGTTCTGGATCGGTACCTCGGCGTTCTGGGCACGATCGCGGCGATCTCGCCCCTCCTGGGGTTGACCGGCACGGTGTTCGGCATGATCCGCACGTTCATCATCATCAGCGAGAAGGGCGTCGCCCATCCGAGCCAGCTGGCGGGCGGGATCAGCGAGGCCCTCATCACGACCGCGGCCGGGCTGGTGATCGGAATTCCCACGTTGATTTTCTACAACTATTTCACCACCAAGGTGGATCGCCTGATTCTCGAGATCGAAAAACACTCCTTCCGCCTTGTCGATACCCTGAAGCGCTGAGGGAAGGGATGAAATTCCGGGAACTTCGCCGGGTGCAGGCCCAGCCGGGCCTCACCCCGATGATCGACATCATCTTTCTTCTTCTGCTGTTCTTCATCCTCAGTTCGAGCTTCGTTCTCCAGCAAGGGATCAACGTCAATCTTCCCCGTACGGTGACCGTCGAGCGCCCCGTGCGAAAGGATGTCATTTTGGTGATCTCGCGCGATCGGCGCGTGTTTTTGAACAACCAGGAGCTTCCCTTCGAGGCGCTCTGGGGGCGGCTGATCGAGGAGATGAAAAACCAGAGCGAAGGGGTCCTTGTCATCCGGGCGGACAGGGACGTGCCGCACGGCTTCGTGGTGCGCGTGATGGATGTCGCCCGACAGGCGGGTGCGCTGCGGATCGCGATCGCCACCGCGCCGGCGTCACCGGCGAGGAAGGAAAAGGCCCGCCCGCGGCGGCCCTGAAGTGATGCCATGAATCTTGCGATTTTCCTGTCCTTGCTGGTCTCTTTTCTCCTGCACGCCGTCCTGCTCTATCTCGGACCGAACCTGCACACCCCCCTGATCCGGGAGGCGGAGGAGAAGCTGATCGAGGTGGAAATGGTGCCGCGCGAGGTGCCGATTCCCGAAGCTCTCATGCCTAAACTTCCGCTTGAAGTTTCAATTCCCAAACCATTGGATTTAAGTCGTTTAATGAGAGAAAACCAGACGATTTCCCGGCCCGCTCCCTCTCTCTCCGCGCGGTCCTCGCTGCGGGCCACTGGCGAGGTGCCGGAGAACCGCCCCCTGCGGAAAGTGCCGCAGCTGGAGCTGCCCAAGCCCGTCCTGAAGATCGACCCTGCTCGCCTGGGGGCGCCGGGGAAAGAGGCCGCCTCCCGCGGCCCGCGGCCCATCCCCCCCCTTCGAGACCGCGGGAACCTCGAGGGAAGGAAGGACATCCCGCTCTCTCCCCAGGACGAGCGGAAGCTTCTGGAGAGTGAGATTTCGCGGCTGGAGACGCCGCCCAAGGTCTTGCTTGAGCGCAAGGTGCCCATCCGGGGGCCGGCGGCCGCACGCCACATTCTATTCCGCCCGCCGGAGCCCAAGATGGCGGGCCTGACCCAGTCCGAGGATATCGAGCTGCGCTTCTGGGTCCTGCCCGACGGCACGGTGGGCCGGGTGGTGCCCGTCCGCAAGGGAAGCGCCCGCCTCGAGGGTGTGGCGACGAACCATCTCAAGCGCTGGCGCTTCAGCCCGCTTCCGCCGGGCATACAGGTGCTCGAGGAGTGGGGAATCGTGTCGTTTCGGTTCCGGGTGCGCTGAGGGCGAATTTCACGAAAAGGAGTGGGCCGCATGGAATATGAGCCGACGGGTCTTTGCTACGAGGATTTCGAGGTGGGCCAGTCCTGGCGGACGGCGGCCCGCACCATCGGCGAGGCCGAGGTATCGGCGTTTGCGAGCCTGACGGGCGACTACACCTATCTGCACACCGATGCGGAGCTGGCGGCCCAATCTCCCTTTGGGCAGCGCATCGCCCACGGCGCCCTCGGGCTTTCGATCCTCATCGGCCTCTGGACCCGGCTCGGGGTGATCGAGGGAACGATCGAGGCGTTCATGGGGCTGGAGTGGCGCTTCCGGGGCCCGATCCTGCTCGGCGATACCGTGCACGGGGAAATCGAGGTGGCCGGGAAGCGGATATCGAGCAAGGGACAGGGGCTCATCACGCTCAATCTCAAACTGCTCAATCAGCGGGGCGAGACGGTGCAGGAGGGCACCTTCGGCGCCATGATGGCGAGACGGGAGAAGGAGGTCTGATCAGCCCCCCACGATGGCGGGAAAGACGCTCAGCTCCGCCCCCTCCGCCAGAAGCATATCCTTCCGGGCGTGCCGGCCGTCCACCAGGGTGATGAAGGCCTCCTCGTAGGGAATCCCGCACTGATCTCGCACATCGCCCACCCGGGTTCCCGTGGGAAAATCCACCGCCGCGGCGCCCTCGGCATCGATCGCGCCGGGCATCTTCTCCTCGAAGCTTGCATAGAGGCGGAGCCTGATCTTCACGGCCGATCTCCCGCCGCCGCGCGGGCCGCCGCCGAGGCCGCCTCGAGAATCACCTTGAGAGGAATCCCCGAGGCCTCCGCCAACTTCCGGCAATCCTCGTACTCGGGCGCCAGGTTGATGGTCTCCCCCTCGAAGCGCCCCCGCTTGATGCGCACCTTTCCCCATTCGAGTTCCACCTCGAACCAGTCGCGCTCGGCCACCGATCGCTCGGCGGAGTGGTAGCGTACCCCCAGCGTCGTCGTCTCGCGGAAGAGAAGGCGCGCCAGCTGCTCCCGCTTCCCGTTCGGCGAGAGGACCGTCAGCAGGTGGCCGGGCCTTCCCTTTTTGCCGGTGACGGGGATCGAGAAGGCATCCACCGCGCCGGCTTGAAGCGCTTTTTCGATCACGTAGGGGATCAGTTCGGGTGCCATGTCGTCGAGATTGGCCTCGATGATCGTGAGCGCGGCCGGCGGCGCATCGGGAGAGGAAATGGCGGGCGCCGTACCCAGCAGCCCCCGGACGGCGTTGGGGACGGGTTGATCCATGCCGCCCGCCCCGTAGCCCACCCGGTGGATCGTCATCTCCGGCACTGGCCCGAAGGATTCCGCGCACTCGGTAAGCAGAAGCGCCCCCGTCGGGGTGAGCACCTCGCCCTCAAGCCCATTATCGAACACGGAGACGCCCTCGAGGAGCTTGGCGGTGGCCGGCGCCGGGACCGGCATCCGCCCGTGGGCGCATTCGATGAATCCGCGCCCCAGCGGCAGCGGGGAGGAGAGGACGCGCTCGATCCCGAGAAACTCAAGCCCGATGAAAAAGCCCGTGATGTCCACAATCGAATCCACCGCCCCCACCTCGTGGAAGTGGATCTCCTCGACCGGGACGCCGTGAATCCCGGCCTCGACCTCACCGAGGCGCCGGAAGGCGCGCAGGCTGCGCGCTTTGACTGGACCGGAGAGGCCGCTCTCCCGGATCAGCGCCTCGATCTGCGAGAGGGAGCGGCCGTGGGCGTGATGATGCGGGATCCCCTCTCCGTGGGTGTGGTGCTCGTGCGCTTCATGGACGTGGACATCGAATTTCGTGGCCGAAACCCCTTGCTTGATCACCTTTTTGGACGAGAGCGAATAGCCGGGCAGCGCCAGCCGCGCGAGTTGCGCTTCCAGCGCATCGAGCGGAAGGCCCAGATCGAGGAGCGCGCCCAGAAGCATGTCCCCGCTCGCGCCCGCGAAACAGTCGAAATAGAGTGTTTTCATCGCACCGCCAGCTGGTTGATGAGGTGCGCCTGGCAGGCTGCCCCGAAGCCGTTGTCGATGTTGACGACCGAGAGGCCCGAGGCGCACGAGTTGAGCATGGCAAACAGGGGGGTGAGCCCGCCCATGGTGACGCCGTAGCCGACCGAGGTGGGCACGGCAATGACGGGCGCCGACACGAGTCCCGCCACCACCGAGGGAAGGGCGCCCTCCATCCCCGCGATGGCGATGACGGCGTTGGCTTTGCGGATGGCGGGAATCTCGGCCAGGAGCCGTTGCAGGCCCGCGACGCCCACATCAAAGGCGCGGTGGACGCGGGAGCCGAGCGCCTCGGCTGTGCAGGCGGCCTCCTCGGCGACGGGCAGATCCGATGTGCCGGCGCACAGGACGGCGATGCAGCCGGTCTTCTTCTTTTCCTTCCCGGAGGTGAGGATGATCATCCGGGCCACCGGGTTCCATGCGGCCGAAGGGAAAGCGGCCCGGAGCGCCGCCGCGTGCGCCTCGCCGGCGCGCGTCACGATGACGGGGGTGTCTTTCTCCGCGAGGCTCCGGGCGATCGCCGCGACCTGCTCGGGCGTTTTCCCTTCGCCGAAGATGACTTCGGGAAATCCGTTCCGCAGGGGGCGGTGGTGATCAACCCGCGTGTGGCCGAGGTTCTCGAAGGGCAGATCGCGCAGGCGCTCGACGGCCTTCTCGATCGGCACGGCACCGCTTCGCACCTCATCGAGCAGTTGAAAAAGGGCGTCCGGGTTCACGGCAGAATTGTCAGGGAAGGGCGGCGGCCTGCCGCCAGGGTCTCGTTCATGCTCCCCGAGCGGAAACCTTCCAGATCGACAGCGACGTATACGAATCCCGCCTCCTTGATGCGTCTGACGACTTCATCCAGCCGGCCATCCTCGAAGAGCGCCGGAATTTCCGCGCGCGGGATTTCGAGGCGGGCGATGGTGCCGTGGTGGCGGACCCGAAGCTGGCGGAAGCCGAGCCGCCGGAGGGCGCTCTCGGCTTGTTCGACCTGCTGGATTTTTTCCGGAGTGATCTTGTCGCCGTAAGGAAAGCGGCTCGAGAGGCAGGCCTGCGCGGGCTTGTCCCAGTTCGGGAGGCCGAACTCGCGCGCGAGGGCGCGAATCTCCTCCTTGGTGAGGTCTGCCTCCATCAGCGGACTGCGCACGCCGAGTTCGCGGGCAGCCTCCATGCCGGGGCGGTAGTCTTCCGCATCGTCGGCGTTCGAGCCGTCCGCGATGACGGGTAGGCCCTCTTCCTCGGCCACGGCCCGCAGGACCGAATAGAGTTCGCTCTTGCAGAAATAGCACCGGTTCGGGGGATTGTTGCCGAAGGATTCGATTTCGATCTCCTTGGAGTCCACGAAGCGGTGGCGGATGCCGATGTGGCGGGAGAGCTGGATGGCCTCCTCGAACTCGGCTGCGGCCAGGGTGACGGAGCGGCC is part of the bacterium genome and harbors:
- a CDS encoding tetratricopeptide repeat protein, with product AETLERLRRIREAILWRERLLELRPAEGDRYAPAARIALAEERCRAGEDAECLRLTAAGKRGARVFGDAYARYLQGWALERSGKPDEAMAQYAAVEKAGGNLAARAALARAHLLFQQKQYAEAEKAYLKVSEMVPPGSSLAGEALHGIGWARLRLSRPEEAGRAFDFFLQKHGGHSLKTSAALGRLAARMEVAVRKGEKIQEIQKEVSEFSAAHKDHHQLGALQLQLAWALFRTGKFADAARHAAGVSDAYPLGRIYRMARVVEGLGLYHGGEARKAYGVLRLGAESPPGDPGREAEREIARSAAMATAFAAFRLKDFATVMAVLQNWAFPAEGEKGKPAAAPEAALWFGEAAFEAGDLKTAAAAFAAIPPNSVHYNRARAGLAWIAYRQNKWKEAAAAFDGVFQAAPNGPLASEALARAGDARFNLGDIAGALQVFEKIEKEFTGRPAGENALLQKAKLLFRRDRFSDASKALEEFLGKYPKSAAAVEVEFLRALIPFRMRDYARSRELLLDFVYRRASSAFVPEAYLRIADAFYNEGKYEQADRMYRLMKNRYPDHPRKRDAFYGLILTRFRQKNYSKFLEEAQDFIRAYPQSELSIALAFQVGELHLARGELAGALRSYREVETRYAGSTLAANAILRVAEVHRRRGNFDAALISLESLMEQYPKSPVRVDALFRVGELLAQVGRCDESISRLESFLRQYPRHGYTLLAQFLLGKCAIRTGNEALALRSLRSVSSSADGSGEMRGRAALLLGALLVKQKKFTEAARALDDALRHGSEEVGAEALYSLAELRFMKRDPGAAAEFLKLTYQFPGQTIWVARALGRAGEIYEKSGKRVTAIRIYRKMALTAPPGELRQRAHKALARLLKPSPKALSGQK
- a CDS encoding MotA/TolQ/ExbB proton channel family protein: MFEFLSRGGILMIPLGICSVFAVAIVIERAYSLRKKKIIRLDMVQQMKELLAEERVGDAITLCRHYPSVLGRVLLSAIIHHDRGRDEIKEIVEDAGRQEIPVLDRYLGVLGTIAAISPLLGLTGTVFGMIRTFIIISEKGVAHPSQLAGGISEALITTAAGLVIGIPTLIFYNYFTTKVDRLILEIEKHSFRLVDTLKR
- a CDS encoding biopolymer transporter ExbD, with amino-acid sequence MKFRELRRVQAQPGLTPMIDIIFLLLLFFILSSSFVLQQGINVNLPRTVTVERPVRKDVILVISRDRRVFLNNQELPFEALWGRLIEEMKNQSEGVLVIRADRDVPHGFVVRVMDVARQAGALRIAIATAPASPARKEKARPRRP
- a CDS encoding MaoC/PaaZ C-terminal domain-containing protein, coding for MEYEPTGLCYEDFEVGQSWRTAARTIGEAEVSAFASLTGDYTYLHTDAELAAQSPFGQRIAHGALGLSILIGLWTRLGVIEGTIEAFMGLEWRFRGPILLGDTVHGEIEVAGKRISSKGQGLITLNLKLLNQRGETVQEGTFGAMMARREKEV
- a CDS encoding MoaD/ThiS family protein; this encodes MKIRLRLYASFEEKMPGAIDAEGAAAVDFPTGTRVGDVRDQCGIPYEEAFITLVDGRHARKDMLLAEGAELSVFPAIVGG
- the larC gene encoding nickel pincer cofactor biosynthesis protein LarC gives rise to the protein MKTLYFDCFAGASGDMLLGALLDLGLPLDALEAQLARLALPGYSLSSKKVIKQGVSATKFDVHVHEAHEHHTHGEGIPHHHAHGRSLSQIEALIRESGLSGPVKARSLRAFRRLGEVEAGIHGVPVEEIHFHEVGAVDSIVDITGFFIGLEFLGIERVLSSPLPLGRGFIECAHGRMPVPAPATAKLLEGVSVFDNGLEGEVLTPTGALLLTECAESFGPVPEMTIHRVGYGAGGMDQPVPNAVRGLLGTAPAISSPDAPPAALTIIEANLDDMAPELIPYVIEKALQAGAVDAFSIPVTGKKGRPGHLLTVLSPNGKREQLARLLFRETTTLGVRYHSAERSVAERDWFEVELEWGKVRIKRGRFEGETINLAPEYEDCRKLAEASGIPLKVILEAASAAARAAAGDRP
- the larB gene encoding nickel pincer cofactor biosynthesis protein LarB, whose translation is MNPDALFQLLDEVRSGAVPIEKAVERLRDLPFENLGHTRVDHHRPLRNGFPEVIFGEGKTPEQVAAIARSLAEKDTPVIVTRAGEAHAAALRAAFPSAAWNPVARMIILTSGKEKKKTGCIAVLCAGTSDLPVAEEAACTAEALGSRVHRAFDVGVAGLQRLLAEIPAIRKANAVIAIAGMEGALPSVVAGLVSAPVIAVPTSVGYGVTMGGLTPLFAMLNSCASGLSVVNIDNGFGAACQAHLINQLAVR
- the larE gene encoding ATP-dependent sacrificial sulfur transferase LarE, producing MRTTITTEKLHALEDMLREWGGVLVALSGGVDSTFLAHIAHQTLGARALAVTGRSVTLAAAEFEEAIQLSRHIGIRHRFVDSKEIEIESFGNNPPNRCYFCKSELYSVLRAVAEEEGLPVIADGSNADDAEDYRPGMEAARELGVRSPLMEADLTKEEIRALAREFGLPNWDKPAQACLSSRFPYGDKITPEKIQQVEQAESALRRLGFRQLRVRHHGTIARLEIPRAEIPALFEDGRLDEVVRRIKEAGFVYVAVDLEGFRSGSMNETLAAGRRPSLTILP